One genomic segment of Oncorhynchus mykiss isolate Arlee chromosome 10, USDA_OmykA_1.1, whole genome shotgun sequence includes these proteins:
- the LOC110534117 gene encoding ubiquitin-conjugating enzyme E2 D2 isoform X2 produces the protein MLANKELNDLARDPPAQCSAGPVGDDMFHWQATIMGPNDSPYQGGVFFLTIHFPTDYPFKPPKVAFTTRIYHPNINSNGSICLDILRSQWSPALTISKVLLSICSLLCDPNPDDPLVPEIARIYKTDREKYNRIAREWTQKYAM, from the exons ATGCTAGCTAACAAG GAGTTAAATGATTTGGCTCGTGACCCTCCAGCACAGTGCTCCGCAGGACCAGTGGGAGATGACA TGTTTCACTGGCAAGCTACAATAATGGGACCT AATGACAGTCCGTATCAGGGCGGCGTGTTCTTCTTGACCATTCACTTCCCCACTGACTATCCCTTCAAACCACCAAAG GTTGCATTCACCACAAGAATCTACCACCCAAACATCAACAGCAATGGCAGCATCTGCTTGGACATCCTGAGATCGCAGTGGTCGCCAGCACTCACCATCTCCAAAG TCCTCCTGTCCATCTGCTCACTTCTCTGTGACCCAAACCCAGACGACCCACTAGTTCCTGAGATCGCCCGCATCTACAAGACCGACAGGGAAAA ATACAACAGAATAGCCCGGGAATGGACACAGAAATATGCAATGTAG
- the LOC110534117 gene encoding ubiquitin-conjugating enzyme E2 D2 isoform X1 yields the protein MALKRIHKELNDLARDPPAQCSAGPVGDDMFHWQATIMGPNDSPYQGGVFFLTIHFPTDYPFKPPKVAFTTRIYHPNINSNGSICLDILRSQWSPALTISKVLLSICSLLCDPNPDDPLVPEIARIYKTDREKYNRIAREWTQKYAM from the exons ATGGCCCTGAAAAGAATTCATAAG GAGTTAAATGATTTGGCTCGTGACCCTCCAGCACAGTGCTCCGCAGGACCAGTGGGAGATGACA TGTTTCACTGGCAAGCTACAATAATGGGACCT AATGACAGTCCGTATCAGGGCGGCGTGTTCTTCTTGACCATTCACTTCCCCACTGACTATCCCTTCAAACCACCAAAG GTTGCATTCACCACAAGAATCTACCACCCAAACATCAACAGCAATGGCAGCATCTGCTTGGACATCCTGAGATCGCAGTGGTCGCCAGCACTCACCATCTCCAAAG TCCTCCTGTCCATCTGCTCACTTCTCTGTGACCCAAACCCAGACGACCCACTAGTTCCTGAGATCGCCCGCATCTACAAGACCGACAGGGAAAA ATACAACAGAATAGCCCGGGAATGGACACAGAAATATGCAATGTAG